The genomic stretch AAAAAGGCATAAATATTGGTTATGAATTAGAAGATTATGCTCAAGATTTATTGATTTTATTAGACACATTAAACCTAGATAAAATTTATTTTAATGCTCATTCTATGGGTGCATCGATCGGGACGGTTTTTATTAATTTAGCACCGGAAAGAATCCACAAAGCGATCTTAACTTGTAATGGAGTTTTTACTTATAATGCTCTTGCTTTTTCTGCTTTTCATAAAGTAGGTGGTTATGTGGTTAAATTCCGTTATAATTGGTTTTTAAAAGTTCCTTTTGCAGATAAAATGTTTATGGCAAGATTCTTACATCAATCTATTCCTAAAGATATGAGTATTGCCTTTTTAGAAGACTTTTTATTGGCAGATTATAACGCCGCTTTAAATACAATTTACTCGTCAGTAAGTAAAAAAGCAGTAGAAATTATGCCCCAAGAATTTGCCAAAATAAAAGTACCAACTTTACTCATTTCTGGTG from Geminocystis sp. NIES-3709 encodes the following:
- a CDS encoding alpha/beta fold hydrolase, which produces MTMDQQGKINIRGVNHYYEWIRQPSQNNYPKPVMVFIHGWGGSCRYWRSTAKAIIDDYDCLLYDMRGFGQSTEEKGINIGYELEDYAQDLLILLDTLNLDKIYFNAHSMGASIGTVFINLAPERIHKAILTCNGVFTYNALAFSAFHKVGGYVVKFRYNWFLKVPFADKMFMARFLHQSIPKDMSIAFLEDFLLADYNAALNTIYSSVSKKAVEIMPQEFAKIKVPTLLISGEKDQIIPADMGKAAALLNTENIYYVEIPKTGHFPMLEDTPTYLTTLKNFLRNQYT